One window of the Candidatus Thermokryptus mobilis genome contains the following:
- a CDS encoding peroxiredoxin produces the protein MVKVGDKAPDFVLKGHDDKEYKLSDYKGKNVVLVFYPLDFSPVCTNEHACFVDALKTFEGLNAQIFGISVDSTWTHKAFAEKMNISYPLLADFHPKGEVGKKYGVYLEDKGIHNRVTIIVDKEGIVRYVEEHGIPNVPDVNKIAKVLEELK, from the coding sequence ATGGTTAAAGTTGGCGATAAAGCACCGGATTTCGTCTTAAAGGGTCATGATGATAAAGAGTATAAATTGAGCGATTATAAAGGGAAAAATGTTGTTCTCGTTTTTTATCCGCTTGATTTCAGCCCTGTTTGCACAAATGAACACGCTTGCTTTGTTGATGCGCTTAAGACCTTTGAAGGGCTTAACGCTCAGATATTCGGGATAAGTGTTGATAGCACTTGGACGCATAAAGCGTTTGCTGAGAAGATGAATATATCTTATCCGTTGCTTGCCGACTTCCATCCGAAAGGAGAGGTTGGGAAAAAATATGGCGTCTATCTTGAAGACAAAGGAATTCACAACAGGGTGACGATTATCGTTGATAAGGAGGGGATAGTTCGTTATGTTGAAGAGCACGGGATACCGAATGTGCCAGATGTGAATAAAATTGCGAAGGTTCTAGAGGAGTTAAAGTAA
- a CDS encoding c-type cytochrome: protein MKGKIILAIFTLGLFIYGFTGSDQPSNPSKEVLERGKKVYNYVCAPCHGKDGKGDGVVSSTVFVKPRDFTSGVFKFRSTETGNLPTDADLYKSISLGFHNTTMPSFSSLSPEDRYAVVEYIKKFSERFSNPNEYPLKVIEPVNPVPLSAQSIAMGREIYIRMKCWECHGVSGRGDGPAARAGFKDEWGNKIPIPDLTNPNEVKRASTVEEIYLVFTTGLNGSPMPSYKEVLTDEERWHLANYIYALINGIALYDGKTIEELKSEQ, encoded by the coding sequence ATGAAAGGGAAAATAATTCTTGCTATTTTCACACTTGGCTTGTTCATATATGGTTTCACTGGAAGCGATCAACCGAGCAACCCCTCAAAGGAAGTCCTTGAGCGAGGGAAAAAAGTTTACAATTATGTCTGTGCACCATGCCACGGTAAAGATGGAAAGGGTGATGGAGTTGTTAGTTCAACTGTATTTGTGAAGCCAAGGGATTTCACATCCGGTGTCTTTAAGTTTAGATCTACTGAAACTGGAAACTTGCCCACTGATGCAGACTTATATAAGTCAATCTCACTTGGATTTCACAACACAACAATGCCGTCTTTTTCATCGCTTTCCCCTGAAGATAGGTATGCAGTTGTAGAATACATAAAGAAATTTTCTGAAAGGTTTTCAAATCCAAATGAATATCCTTTGAAAGTTATTGAACCAGTTAATCCTGTTCCCCTTTCGGCACAAAGCATAGCAATGGGCAGGGAGATTTACATTCGTATGAAATGCTGGGAGTGTCACGGTGTAAGTGGTCGCGGTGATGGTCCAGCTGCGAGAGCGGGCTTTAAAGACGAATGGGGAAACAAAATTCCAATCCCAGATCTTACAAATCCAAATGAGGTTAAGCGCGCATCAACCGTTGAAGAGATTTATCTTGTCTTTACAACCGGATTAAATGGTTCGCCAATGCCTTCGTATAAAGAAGTTTTAACAGATGAAGAAAGATGGCATCTTGCAAATTATATTTATGCATTGATTAATGGAATTGCACTCTACGATGGGAAAACGATTGAGGAATTAAAATCCGAGCAGTAA
- a CDS encoding alpha/beta hydrolase encodes MLKNLLLAFLILTNLALTQGKVKVLLDSLRSNATNSYKKFNIILPKDYEQSEERYPVLYLLHGYAGSHRDWVNKTGLIRYINEYKLIVVTPEADNSWYTNSLLHKDRNYEDYIIKELIPYVEEKYRVISTRHGRAIAGLSMGGYGAVKFGLKYPSYFQLVGSFSGAFNLFELMDKNKYAVAQSLIEVFGEKRNEHWIKNDIFSLVDSLADKTAPYFYISCGFEDEIEGLLHSNREFVKLLQSKKIRYEYHELPGGHNWLFWDKEIENFLKLLNRCEF; translated from the coding sequence ATGTTAAAGAATCTACTTCTTGCGTTTTTAATTTTAACTAATTTAGCGCTAACCCAAGGGAAAGTCAAAGTCCTGCTTGATAGCCTCCGCTCAAATGCAACTAATTCCTACAAGAAATTTAATATCATATTGCCAAAGGATTATGAGCAAAGTGAGGAAAGATATCCCGTCCTTTACCTTCTTCACGGATATGCGGGGAGTCATCGCGACTGGGTAAATAAAACCGGATTGATCAGATATATAAACGAATATAAACTTATCGTAGTGACGCCTGAAGCAGATAATAGCTGGTATACTAATTCGCTCCTTCACAAGGATAGAAACTATGAGGATTACATCATCAAAGAGTTAATTCCATATGTTGAGGAAAAATATAGAGTTATTTCAACTCGGCATGGAAGGGCAATTGCGGGTTTATCAATGGGTGGATATGGTGCTGTAAAGTTTGGGCTAAAGTATCCGAGTTATTTCCAATTGGTTGGGTCGTTCAGTGGTGCCTTTAATTTGTTTGAGCTCATGGATAAAAATAAATACGCCGTGGCACAAAGTTTAATTGAAGTGTTCGGTGAGAAAAGAAACGAACACTGGATTAAAAATGATATCTTTTCGCTTGTTGATAGTTTAGCCGATAAGACAGCTCCATATTTTTACATCTCTTGTGGGTTTGAGGATGAAATTGAGGGTTTGCTTCATTCTAATCGTGAATTTGTAAAACTGCTTCAATCTAAAAAAATACGATATGAATATCACGAGTTGCCAGGCGGACACAACTGGCTTTTCTGGGATAAAGAGATTGAAAATTTTTTAAAATTGTTGAACCGATGCGAGTTTTAA
- a CDS encoding PEGA domain-containing protein — MKKLILILAILFSFGGLFSQEVEKRGIGLKLEEKKAALTSYFSRNWALIIGIDKYQNANPLRYAVNDAKAVRDLIVNEFGFGAKNVIELYDEMATKDNILRAFDDLIKNTSENDRVFIFYAGHGITMPLPEGKERGYILPVDADPSKPVLTAISTDQLNEFSEAIPAKHLYFVMDACYGGLIFTRSQPVSAEIQNFLEVISTRRTRQAITAGGRDQPVFDTGPSGHSVFTFHFINGLKTMMADLDKNGVVTASEIASYILPRVTAESKGQQTPQYGILVGDRGGEFYFIPRPRVSVIDVSVSPEGADIFVNNKLVGKAPSQIDIYEFGPVKVQIRKDGYLDFEQVIDVSDNYYEIKATLEKASRLEIKSKPTGASVYINDEFVGKTPIVLPKLRKTKHTVKLVLSDYKDFVQEIDLSQTDKSEVNINLEKMKCDFNITGIVGNVNVLIKGENFTKQFDKLPLRKLELEYGEYEIAISKVGYYDFRQRVTIRQPQINLPVELNKKSKPRSVLMSLFLPGTGQIYMGRQAIGYPLLGLSVVSVSSSVFTFIKYNQFNNAYSDYRDKYHSATKPEDIENYYRLMLKNYNDMKNFRNYFLISAGVTAGVWLFNLIDSIIFSPEDIYSVSRLKLGTNGREIHVEFNF, encoded by the coding sequence ATGAAGAAGTTAATACTTATCTTGGCAATTCTTTTTTCTTTTGGGGGTTTATTTTCTCAGGAGGTTGAGAAGCGTGGTATTGGTCTAAAGCTGGAGGAAAAGAAGGCAGCTTTAACTTCTTACTTTTCCAGGAATTGGGCTTTGATAATCGGGATTGATAAGTATCAGAATGCCAATCCACTTCGCTATGCTGTCAATGATGCCAAAGCGGTTCGTGATTTAATTGTAAATGAGTTTGGTTTTGGGGCGAAAAATGTAATTGAGTTGTATGATGAGATGGCGACCAAGGATAACATTTTACGGGCGTTTGATGACCTGATTAAAAATACAAGCGAAAACGATAGGGTTTTCATCTTCTATGCTGGGCACGGCATAACTATGCCTTTACCCGAAGGGAAAGAGAGGGGTTATATACTTCCAGTTGATGCGGACCCATCTAAACCGGTCTTGACGGCTATTTCCACAGACCAACTTAACGAATTTTCGGAGGCGATTCCGGCTAAGCATCTATATTTTGTCATGGATGCTTGCTATGGTGGTTTAATTTTTACGCGCTCTCAGCCAGTATCAGCTGAGATTCAGAATTTCCTTGAGGTTATATCAACGCGTAGGACTAGGCAAGCGATAACTGCTGGTGGAAGAGACCAACCCGTATTTGACACTGGTCCATCTGGGCATAGTGTTTTCACATTTCATTTTATCAACGGTTTGAAGACGATGATGGCTGACCTTGATAAAAATGGTGTTGTAACTGCAAGTGAGATCGCAAGTTACATATTGCCACGCGTTACAGCTGAATCAAAGGGTCAGCAGACGCCACAGTATGGTATATTAGTTGGCGATCGTGGTGGTGAGTTTTATTTCATTCCGCGTCCACGCGTTTCTGTGATTGATGTGAGCGTTTCTCCAGAAGGAGCGGACATATTTGTCAACAATAAGCTGGTTGGGAAAGCACCATCGCAAATTGATATTTACGAGTTCGGACCTGTTAAAGTTCAAATTAGAAAAGATGGGTATCTTGACTTTGAACAGGTAATTGATGTGAGCGACAATTATTATGAGATCAAAGCAACGCTTGAGAAGGCATCAAGGCTTGAAATAAAGAGCAAGCCAACCGGGGCAAGTGTTTATATCAATGATGAATTTGTGGGGAAAACGCCTATTGTTTTGCCGAAGTTGAGAAAAACAAAGCACACAGTTAAACTTGTCTTATCGGATTATAAAGATTTTGTTCAAGAGATAGACCTCTCCCAGACGGACAAATCAGAGGTGAATATAAACCTTGAAAAGATGAAATGTGATTTCAACATAACTGGAATCGTGGGAAATGTAAATGTTTTGATAAAGGGGGAAAACTTTACAAAGCAGTTTGATAAGTTACCCCTTAGGAAGCTTGAGCTTGAATATGGTGAGTATGAAATCGCAATCTCAAAGGTGGGGTATTATGATTTCAGGCAGAGGGTCACTATTAGACAACCGCAGATTAATTTGCCTGTTGAACTTAACAAAAAATCAAAGCCAAGGTCGGTTCTTATGTCGTTGTTTTTACCTGGGACGGGACAAATTTATATGGGTCGTCAAGCCATTGGATATCCACTTTTAGGTTTATCAGTTGTCTCTGTTTCCTCGTCTGTTTTTACATTCATTAAATACAATCAGTTCAACAATGCATATAGTGATTACCGAGACAAATATCACTCTGCGACCAAACCTGAAGACATTGAAAATTACTATCGCTTGATGTTGAAAAACTACAACGATATGAAAAACTTCAGGAATTATTTCTTGATTTCGGCGGGGGTGACCGCTGGTGTATGGCTTTTTAATTTAATTGACTCAATAATTTTTTCACCAGAGGATATTTACAGCGTTTCAAGATTAAAACTTGGAACAAATGGGAG
- a CDS encoding cbb3-type cytochrome c oxidase subunit I gives MAEIAIQAEAIEAQARFKKLTLVWTGLTFILFPILGLLGFLMRLVQGNIFPTFPPEWFYAILTLHGVGMVGLWFIEGMSAVIYIISKYVRPSIAVSWFSLVLTLVGVALIIISTVVGRFGAGWYFLYPLPYKSAEVWANWSADVYLIGLGVLGIGWTIWVIDVLRAIAQKYPLNQALAWHYLAGKTEPELPPVILIVTVSCIAAVTGFLAAVALLLLFLFDRVSGTPADPLLMKNLVFYFGHVLVNITMYLGVAILYDTLPQYAQRPWKTNKLVAFAWNTVLFLVLFAYFHHLYMDFVQPRAFQVMGQLASYFISVPAAVVTIFSALAMIYKTKVNWTLGSSLIFLGTMGWAVGGVAAVIDSTIAVNFRFHNTLWVPAHFHTYFLMGVVLMILGFIYHFSQINSQIQDNPKLSRLTIWLLLIGGYGFLSMFYAGGAFSVPRRYALYPGTFSIGASLSQISIIFVSILTVGLLLYLIQTIKRWARSF, from the coding sequence ATGGCGGAAATAGCAATACAAGCGGAAGCCATTGAGGCACAGGCAAGATTTAAAAAGTTAACACTTGTCTGGACAGGTCTTACTTTCATTCTATTTCCAATACTCGGTTTACTTGGCTTTCTGATGCGTCTTGTTCAGGGCAATATATTCCCAACATTTCCACCAGAATGGTTTTATGCAATTTTAACACTTCATGGCGTTGGAATGGTTGGTTTGTGGTTTATTGAAGGGATGTCAGCTGTGATCTATATTATTTCAAAGTATGTCAGACCAAGCATCGCGGTTTCTTGGTTTTCGCTCGTCCTTACACTTGTTGGCGTTGCCTTAATTATAATTTCAACGGTGGTTGGAAGATTTGGAGCTGGTTGGTATTTCCTCTACCCCTTGCCTTATAAGTCCGCTGAGGTGTGGGCGAACTGGTCAGCTGATGTTTATTTAATTGGACTTGGAGTCTTAGGGATAGGATGGACCATATGGGTTATAGATGTTTTACGTGCGATAGCGCAGAAATATCCACTAAATCAAGCTCTTGCTTGGCATTACCTTGCTGGAAAAACCGAGCCGGAACTACCACCAGTAATTTTAATAGTCACGGTTTCCTGTATTGCTGCTGTGACGGGTTTTTTAGCAGCTGTTGCTCTGCTACTGCTCTTCTTGTTTGATAGAGTTTCGGGTACGCCAGCTGACCCATTGCTTATGAAAAACCTCGTCTTTTATTTCGGTCATGTCCTCGTAAATATAACGATGTATCTTGGGGTTGCTATTCTTTATGACACCTTACCACAATACGCTCAAAGACCTTGGAAAACAAACAAACTTGTTGCATTTGCTTGGAACACCGTTTTGTTCCTTGTGCTTTTTGCTTACTTCCATCACCTTTATATGGATTTTGTTCAACCGAGAGCATTTCAAGTCATGGGACAACTTGCTTCATATTTTATTTCTGTCCCAGCAGCTGTTGTGACAATTTTCAGTGCTCTTGCGATGATTTACAAAACCAAAGTTAATTGGACGCTCGGTTCATCGCTTATATTTCTTGGGACAATGGGCTGGGCTGTTGGAGGAGTCGCAGCTGTGATTGACTCAACGATAGCTGTAAATTTCAGATTCCACAATACGCTCTGGGTCCCAGCGCACTTCCATACCTATTTCCTAATGGGAGTTGTTTTAATGATACTTGGCTTTATATATCACTTCTCACAGATAAACTCTCAGATTCAAGATAATCCAAAACTTTCAAGATTAACCATATGGCTTTTACTAATTGGTGGATATGGATTTTTAAGCATGTTTTATGCAGGCGGTGCTTTTTCTGTCCCGAGAAGATATGCCCTCTACCCTGGGACATTTTCAATTGGTGCAAGTTTATCTCAAATTAGCATCATATTTGTTAGCATTTTAACCGTAGGTTTACTTCTCTACCTAATTCAAACGATAAAAAGATGGGCAAGATCGTTTTAA
- a CDS encoding SCO family protein — MIFALGQLALAQNLKLSQDTLFPSEARYIYKDISDVEIITSKNSTLKLSNLWLEKPILLTLIFSRCAGICSPLISSLKEVIQRLGEDKKSNFYIVVLSFDPRDSPDDMGIFSNAFELSNNRNWIFGIFADTSLIKKFSTEIGFWYVWVDSTGQFDHPGMVVGIRQGKIVRILVGGNIQIVKLREVISELKGEFVPFYSIEKNFAFRCLNYDPETGRIKIGIGTVILFTPAILTFLITVLIFRIKNNKIKIKEG, encoded by the coding sequence ATGATATTCGCGCTGGGGCAACTTGCCCTGGCGCAAAATTTAAAATTGTCACAGGATACCCTTTTCCCTTCAGAGGCAAGATACATTTATAAAGATATTTCTGATGTTGAAATTATAACTTCAAAAAATTCCACGCTCAAGTTATCCAACCTATGGCTTGAGAAACCAATCCTTTTGACTTTGATTTTTTCACGATGTGCTGGGATTTGTTCCCCACTCATTAGCTCTTTAAAGGAAGTAATCCAAAGGTTGGGAGAAGATAAAAAATCTAATTTTTACATCGTCGTTTTAAGCTTTGACCCTCGCGATTCGCCAGACGATATGGGGATATTTTCTAATGCATTTGAACTTTCCAATAATAGAAATTGGATTTTTGGTATTTTTGCTGATACATCGCTGATCAAAAAATTCTCAACTGAAATTGGGTTTTGGTACGTTTGGGTTGATTCAACAGGACAATTTGATCATCCCGGAATGGTGGTTGGAATAAGACAAGGGAAAATAGTTAGAATTTTGGTCGGTGGAAATATACAAATTGTTAAGTTAAGGGAAGTTATAAGTGAGCTAAAAGGAGAATTTGTCCCCTTTTATTCAATTGAGAAAAATTTCGCCTTTAGGTGTTTAAACTATGATCCAGAAACAGGCAGGATAAAAATTGGAATTGGAACAGTGATATTGTTTACACCAGCTATTTTAACATTTCTTATAACGGTTTTAATCTTCCGTATCAAAAACAATAAAATAAAAATTAAGGAGGGGTAA
- a CDS encoding pyridoxine 5'-phosphate synthase gives MKLSVNVDHVATLREARGGLEPDPVTAAHIAEIAGADGIVCHLREDRRHIKDRDLKLLRETIKTKLDLEMAATEEMIKIAIQTHPELVTLVPERRLERTTERGLNVVEQVSFLSDVVSEFHKHNIKVSLFVDPIPDQVEASAKTGADFIEIHTGEYANAKDEKTQLEELNKIKEMAKLAHQLGLRVNAGHGLNYLNVIPITKIPEIEELSIGHAIVARAIFVGFERAVREMVKIVKGI, from the coding sequence ATGAAACTATCCGTTAATGTTGATCATGTAGCAACCCTTCGTGAAGCACGAGGAGGGCTTGAACCCGACCCAGTGACAGCAGCACATATAGCCGAAATCGCTGGTGCAGATGGCATCGTTTGTCACCTTCGTGAAGATAGAAGACATATAAAAGATAGAGACCTTAAACTTCTGCGAGAGACGATCAAAACAAAACTTGACCTTGAAATGGCAGCAACCGAAGAAATGATAAAAATAGCAATCCAGACACACCCCGAACTTGTAACACTTGTTCCGGAAAGACGACTTGAAAGAACAACCGAGAGAGGGTTAAATGTAGTTGAGCAGGTATCATTTCTAAGTGATGTCGTCTCAGAATTCCATAAGCACAACATAAAGGTAAGTTTGTTTGTTGATCCAATCCCGGATCAGGTTGAAGCTTCAGCTAAAACTGGGGCTGACTTTATTGAGATACATACGGGTGAATACGCCAACGCAAAGGATGAAAAGACACAGCTTGAAGAACTTAACAAAATAAAGGAAATGGCAAAGCTCGCGCATCAACTTGGTCTTCGCGTCAACGCGGGTCACGGCTTAAATTATTTGAATGTAATCCCAATTACAAAAATACCAGAAATTGAAGAACTCAGCATCGGACACGCCATCGTAGCAAGAGCGATTTTTGTCGGCTTTGAAAGAGCAGTAAGAGAAATGGTGAAAATAGTTAAAGGTATTTGA
- the phoU gene encoding phosphate signaling complex protein PhoU, whose product MFYEKLNRLKEKIIEEGNLVESMIEKSIRGLLNKDKTLLLEVLQIDEPRVNEMEIEIDEMCINLIARFQPEARDLRTILMILKMNNDLERIGDMAVNISESALFLIERPQVKPLIDLPRMAEETIQMLKDGIDSFIKSDAKLAKSVCERDDMIDAYRDQILRELITYMTSDPTTIERSIHIERISRNLERIADLATNIGEDVIYIVEGKIIKHGRYKESAGSA is encoded by the coding sequence ATGTTTTACGAAAAATTAAATCGTTTAAAGGAAAAAATCATTGAAGAGGGAAATCTTGTTGAAAGCATGATTGAGAAAAGCATCCGAGGTCTTTTAAATAAAGATAAAACACTTTTGCTTGAAGTTCTCCAAATTGATGAGCCAAGAGTAAATGAGATGGAAATTGAAATAGATGAAATGTGTATAAATCTTATAGCTCGCTTTCAACCTGAAGCAAGGGACTTGAGAACTATCCTTATGATATTAAAGATGAACAATGATCTTGAGAGAATAGGTGATATGGCTGTGAACATCTCTGAGAGTGCTCTCTTTCTAATTGAAAGACCCCAAGTTAAACCGCTTATTGACCTTCCGCGAATGGCTGAGGAAACAATTCAAATGTTGAAGGATGGAATTGATTCTTTTATAAAATCTGATGCTAAACTTGCAAAATCAGTTTGCGAGCGTGATGATATGATTGATGCTTACAGAGATCAAATTTTGCGCGAGCTTATAACATATATGACTTCTGATCCAACCACGATAGAGAGATCAATTCATATAGAAAGAATCTCAAGAAATCTTGAAAGGATAGCTGACCTTGCCACAAACATCGGTGAGGATGTTATTTATATAGTTGAGGGGAAGATTATAAAGCACGGCAGATATAAAGAATCAGCGGGGAGCGCGTGA
- the pstB gene encoding phosphate ABC transporter ATP-binding protein PstB — MIDIVLRAENLTASYDDHIVVKNVNLSIVRNSITAVMGPSGCGKTTLIRCFNRMHELSPKAKVEGKVYLIENFNGRREEIDIYSVDPMLVRRKIGMVFQKPNPFPTMSIYENVIAGYILNGIKLKKSESDEIVEETLKKVSLWDEVKDRLKKKGTFLSGGQQQRLCIARALAMKPDVLLLDEPTSALDPVATAKIEELLEQLKNTVTIVVVTHNVGQAGRISDYVAFMYLGELIEYGPTDTVFTRPSNEKTEEFLAGKIG, encoded by the coding sequence ATGATTGACATAGTTTTAAGAGCAGAAAATTTAACAGCGTCTTACGACGATCACATAGTTGTTAAAAATGTAAACTTGTCAATTGTTCGTAACAGCATCACCGCGGTAATGGGTCCATCGGGATGCGGTAAGACCACGCTTATAAGATGTTTCAACAGAATGCACGAACTGTCTCCGAAAGCTAAAGTTGAAGGGAAAGTTTATTTAATTGAAAACTTTAATGGAAGGAGAGAAGAGATTGATATTTATTCGGTTGATCCGATGCTTGTCAGAAGAAAAATAGGCATGGTTTTTCAAAAGCCAAACCCATTTCCAACGATGAGCATTTATGAGAATGTCATTGCCGGGTATATTTTAAATGGGATTAAACTTAAAAAAAGTGAATCTGATGAAATAGTTGAAGAAACATTGAAAAAGGTCTCGCTCTGGGATGAGGTGAAGGACAGATTAAAAAAGAAAGGTACTTTTTTATCAGGGGGGCAACAACAACGATTGTGCATAGCAAGGGCTCTTGCTATGAAACCAGATGTTCTTTTACTTGATGAACCAACATCTGCGCTTGACCCAGTAGCTACGGCAAAAATAGAGGAACTGCTTGAACAGCTTAAAAACACAGTTACGATCGTTGTGGTCACCCATAATGTCGGTCAGGCAGGAAGGATTTCTGATTATGTTGCTTTTATGTATCTTGGCGAACTTATTGAATATGGACCAACAGACACTGTTTTTACGAGACCTTCAAATGAAAAGACGGAAGAGTTTTTAGCAGGTAAAATTGGATAA
- a CDS encoding trans-sulfuration enzyme family protein translates to MKTKKFGTSTLAIHGDLKDKQFRSVVYPIYQTSTFAVEKSDDYQKFIDEVEDFYIYSRYGNPTVKEVEKRLALIENAEDSILFSSGMSAITTTILSYVQSGDEIISLSSIYGVTYRFFRDYLPNFGVKVKFVELENIDEIEKLITARTKLIYFETPVNPTTRIIDIEKVVKLAKRENLTTIIDNTFATPINQNPLDLGVDIVLHSATKYLSGHSDLILGCVMSSRERIERIRKFKNVFGGNPDPHQAFLLGRSLKTLELRVKRQNENALQLAEFLSSHRKVRKVFYPGLSTHPEHELAKRQMRGFGGMLSFEIDGDIERAKKFCDSLKVALNATSLGSVETLVSIPVLTSHVKMSRDELEKVGISESMVRVSVGIENIEDILWDFEQALDSI, encoded by the coding sequence ATGAAAACAAAAAAATTTGGAACCTCAACACTTGCAATTCACGGTGATTTAAAAGATAAACAATTTCGCTCGGTTGTTTACCCTATTTATCAAACTTCAACGTTTGCTGTGGAAAAATCAGACGATTATCAAAAATTCATTGACGAAGTTGAGGACTTTTATATTTACTCAAGATATGGAAATCCAACAGTAAAAGAGGTTGAAAAACGACTTGCGCTGATTGAAAACGCAGAGGACTCAATTTTATTTTCCTCGGGGATGTCAGCTATCACAACTACGATTTTAAGCTATGTGCAATCCGGGGATGAAATAATTTCGCTAAGTTCTATCTATGGTGTCACTTACAGATTCTTTAGGGATTATCTTCCAAATTTTGGGGTAAAGGTGAAATTTGTTGAACTTGAAAACATTGATGAAATTGAGAAGTTAATCACCGCGAGGACAAAGTTAATTTATTTTGAGACACCTGTAAATCCAACCACACGAATCATTGATATTGAGAAAGTAGTTAAGTTAGCAAAACGAGAAAATTTAACTACGATAATTGACAATACTTTTGCAACGCCGATCAATCAAAATCCGCTTGATCTTGGTGTTGACATAGTTCTACATAGCGCTACAAAATATCTTTCTGGGCACAGCGATTTGATACTTGGTTGTGTGATGTCATCAAGAGAGAGGATTGAAAGGATAAGAAAATTCAAAAATGTCTTCGGTGGGAATCCAGACCCTCATCAAGCATTTCTTCTTGGTAGGAGCTTAAAAACGCTTGAATTGAGGGTAAAAAGACAAAATGAGAACGCTTTACAATTGGCGGAGTTTCTCTCTTCCCATAGAAAAGTTCGTAAAGTTTTTTATCCTGGTTTAAGCACGCACCCTGAGCATGAACTCGCAAAAAGGCAGATGCGCGGGTTTGGTGGAATGCTTTCTTTTGAAATTGATGGAGATATTGAAAGAGCGAAGAAATTTTGCGACTCTCTTAAAGTGGCTTTGAACGCTACAAGCTTGGGTAGCGTTGAAACACTTGTCAGCATCCCCGTCCTGACATCTCATGTCAAGATGAGCAGGGATGAACTTGAAAAAGTTGGGATAAGCGAGTCAATGGTTCGCGTTTCAGTTGGAATTGAAAACATTGAAGATATATTGTGGGACTTTGAGCAGGCGCTTGATTCAATTTAA
- the pstA gene encoding phosphate ABC transporter permease PstA, which produces MSSYRFRIFKSKIISIILTLVALASTVPFLLVIYFIVKNGISVINWEFITHLPKPVGEPGGGILNALVGTVILILIALTLSVPFGISVGIYLAEKSESRVSFFARLITEILQGVPSIVVGIIAYLWVVKPMGHFSALSGGIALGIMMLPVIIKSTEEILKLIPREIKEASLALGVPYYKTILKVLLPAGLSGILSGILAGTARIAGETAPLLFTAFGNPFLNFNILKPVSAMPLLIFNYAISPYEDWWTKAWGASCILVLFVLTLNVITRLISSRR; this is translated from the coding sequence GTGTCTAGCTATAGGTTCAGAATATTTAAGAGCAAAATTATATCAATCATTTTAACGCTTGTAGCACTGGCTTCAACAGTGCCTTTTTTACTTGTTATTTATTTCATAGTAAAGAATGGGATATCTGTGATAAATTGGGAATTTATAACGCATTTACCTAAACCAGTTGGTGAACCCGGTGGTGGAATTTTAAATGCACTTGTTGGCACAGTTATTTTAATATTGATAGCTCTTACTTTATCAGTTCCATTTGGTATATCTGTTGGGATATATCTTGCCGAAAAGTCCGAGAGCAGGGTTTCTTTTTTTGCGAGATTGATAACTGAAATTTTACAGGGAGTTCCATCAATTGTTGTTGGGATTATAGCATATCTTTGGGTGGTAAAACCGATGGGACATTTTTCAGCTCTTTCAGGGGGAATTGCGCTCGGAATAATGATGTTGCCTGTAATAATAAAATCAACAGAGGAAATTTTAAAACTTATACCTCGGGAAATAAAGGAAGCATCACTTGCGCTTGGTGTTCCATACTATAAGACGATTTTAAAGGTTTTGCTCCCAGCAGGTTTAAGTGGCATCTTATCTGGCATTTTAGCGGGGACAGCTAGAATTGCTGGTGAAACAGCCCCCCTGCTTTTCACTGCTTTTGGAAATCCATTTTTGAACTTTAACATACTTAAACCTGTAAGTGCGATGCCTCTTTTAATCTTTAACTATGCTATAAGCCCATACGAGGACTGGTGGACAAAAGCTTGGGGTGCTTCTTGCATTTTGGTGCTTTTCGTATTAACTTTAAATGTAATAACAAGATTAATCTCAAGCAGAAGATGA